One part of the Phragmites australis chromosome 3, lpPhrAust1.1, whole genome shotgun sequence genome encodes these proteins:
- the LOC133912808 gene encoding potassium transporter 27-like, translated as MAQAVDDRGSREEIVVIDLESEIDVPVMQRQDSLYVDATRAAVANHHGQDSWAKTLRLAFQCVGILYGDIGTSPLFVYSSTFRDGVGHPDDLLGALSLIIYSFVLFSVIKYVYIALRANDDGDGGTFALYTLISRHAKVSLIPNEQAEDELVSKYNRGKPPATLRRAQWMKELLETNKTVKISLFLLTMLATAMVISDAVLTPAISVLSAVGGLKEKAPFLTTDEIVWITVVILVVLFAIQRFGTNKVGYLFAPIILLWLLLIGGVGVYNLIKYDTGVLRAFNLKYIIDYFRRNKKKGWVSLGGILLCFTGTEALFADLGYFSIRSIQLSFGFGLVPSVLLAYIGQAAYLRVHPDHVANTFYRSTPNSLFWPTFILAIAASIIGSQAMISCAFATISHSQTLGCFPRVKILHTSRQYSGQLYIPEVNYLLCLGACLVTVGFKTTVIIGEAHGICVVLVMIITTILLTIVMLLVWKTSIWFIAVFFIVFMSSESIYLSAILYRFAHGAYVPVAMSAVLMVVMVVWHYVHVKKYNFELEHSMPRDKVKELLGRRDIQRIPGVGLFYTELVQGIPPVFPHLIEKIPSIHSVLIFVSIKHLPVPSVDMSERFLFRQVDREEYKVFQCVARYGYRDPFEEAKDFVDALVERLQYYIRDVNLYSLGCETMMIKSSSYRSSCADSFGSHEKPSVRAVYAEEMLTPAESFSEHTRQASGKSKLFTQFQGEKMNIVEMMKIQQEQQVILGEVNKGVVYIFGESEVVARPHSSLLKKIVVNYIYSFLRKNFRNGEKMLSIPRSQILKVGISYEI; from the exons ATGGCTCAAGCAGTAGATGATAGAGGAAGCAGGGAAGAGATCGTCGTCATCGACCTAGAGAGCGAGATCGACGTGCCGGTGATGCAGCGGCAGGACTCGCTGTACGTGGACGCCACTAGAGCTGCCGTCGCCAATCACCACGGACAG GACAGCTGGGCGAAGACGCTGCGGCTCGCGTTCCAGTGCGTCGGGATCCTGTACGGCGACATTGGGACTTCGCCGCTGTTCGTGTACTCGAGCACGTTCAGGGACGGCGTCGGCCACCCGGACGACCTGCTCGGGGCGCTCTCCCTCATCATCTACAGCTTCGTGCTCTTCAGCGTCATTAAGTACGTCTACATCGCCCTCCGCGCCAACGACGACGGTGATG GAGGAACTTTCGCACTCTACACCCTGATTTCGCGGCACGCAAAGGTCAGCCTGATCCCAAATGAGCAGGCTGAAGACGAGCTTGTCTCCAAGTACAACCGCGGTAAGCCACCGGCGACGTTGAGGAGAGCACAGTGGATGAAGGAGCTTCTCGAGACGAACAAGACTGTAAAGATTTCGCTCTTTCTTCTCACCATGCTCGCCACTGCCATGGTGATCAGCGACGCTGTATTAACTCCTGCAATTTCAG TTCTCTCAGCTGTTGGCGGGCTAAAAGAAAAGGCACCTTTTCTGACAACAG ATGAGATTGTCTGGATCACCGTAGTCATTTTGGTGGTGTTGTTTGCGATCCAGAGGTTTGGGACCAACAAAGTTGGATACTTGTTCGCGCCGATCATCCTCCTGTGGCTCCTCCTCATCGGGGGTGTTGGGGTCTACAACCTGATAAAGTACGATACCGGTGTCCTGAGGGCATTCAACCTGAAATACATCATTGACTACTTCCGaaggaacaagaagaaaggatgGGTCTCCCTTGGTGGCATACTCCTTTGCTTCACAG GCACAGAAGCCCTTTTTGCTGATCTAGGATACTTCAGCATAAGATCAATTCAG CTAAGCTTTGGCTTTGGTTTAGTCCCGTCAGTGCTACTCGCTTACATTGGGCAAGCAGCGTACCTGAGAGTACACCCAGATCATGTAGCTAACACTTTCTACAGATCAACTCCAA ACTCGCTGTTCTGGCCAACATTCATCCTCGCAATAGCGGCATCGATCATTGGAAGCCAAGCCATGATATCCTGTGCCTTCGCAACCATTTCTCATTCACAAACTCTCGGTTGCTTTCCAAGAGTTAAGATACTGCACACCTCAAGGCAATACTCAGGCCAATTATACATCCCGGAAGTAAACTACTTGCTCTGCTTGGGGGCTTGCCTTGTCACAGtcggcttcaagacaaccgtaatCATTGGGGAAGCTCATG GGATATGTGTCGTTCTTGTGATGATAATCACAACAATCTTGTTGACAATAGTGATGCTCCTAGTATGGAAGACCAGTATCTGGTTCATTGCTGTGTTCTTCATCGTTTTCATGTCATCGGAATCAATCTACCTATCTGCTATCCTATATCGGTTTGCACATGGGGCATATGTGCCGGTGGCAATGTCAGCAGTCCTAATGGTGGTGATGGTCGTCTGGCATTATGTGCATGTGAAGAAGTACAACTTTGAGCTCGAGCACTCTATGCCCCGTGACAAAGTGAAAGAACTCCTAGGGCGTCGTGACATACAGAGAATCCCTGGGGTAGGCCTCTTCTACACTGAGCTTGTTCAAGGCATACCACCGGTGTTCCCTCACCTCATCGAGAAAATCCCTTCCATCCATTCGGTGCTAATTTTTGTCTCAATCAAGCACTTGCCAGTTCCGTCCGTCGACATGTCGGAGCGCTTTCTCTTCAGACAGGTTGACAGAGAGGAGTATAAGGTGTTCCAATGTGTGGCGCGATATGGGTACCGAGACCCGTTCGAGGAAGCCAAAGATTTTGTTGATGCGCTTGTAGAGCGTCTCCAGTACTACATCCGAGATGTCAACCTCTATAGTCTGGGTTGCGAGACAATGATGATAAAGTCGTCCAGCTACCGTAGTTCTTGCGCTGACAGCTTTGGCAGCCATGAGAAACCCTCGGTAAGGGCAGTCTATGCTGAAGAGATGCTCACACCAGCCGAGTCTTTCTCAGAGCACACAAGGCAAGCTAGTGGCAAGAGCAAGCTTTTTACGCAATTTCAG GGAGAGAAGATGAACATAGTAGAAATGATGAAGATTCAGCAAGAGCAACAGGTTATCCTTGGAGAGGTGAACAAAGGTGTGGTGTACATATTTGGAGAGAGTGAGGTGGTGGCAAGACCTCACTCCTCCCTCCTCAAGAAGATTGTCGTCAACTACATCTACTCTTTTCTTAGAAAGAACTTCAGAAATGGTGAGAAGATGCTGTCGATTCCCCGTAGCCAGATCCTAAAGGTTGGAATCTCTTATGAAATCTAG